The stretch of DNA ACTCCCGCGTCACAGTGACCCCCTCTCCGCTCAGGTCGCACTGGGCCCTTGCACGCGTTTGTTTACGCTGAGGCCCTTTCTCACTGATCGTCACCATGAGCACGTTCCTTTCTTGTGTCGCTCTCGGTTCCCTCATGTGACACACCCAGTCCCTTCCGCAGCCATCGCCTCCCCTGCTCGTGTGCTGTGTGGCGTCTCCCCTTTACTGAAACCCCGTGTCCCCTCTCAGCTGGGTCAGGCGCGGTCATTCGCACGCTCACGGAGCACTGAGAGGTCCCTCCTGAGCATGTGTCACCTGGTGACCCCTCACGCACATGCTGTGCCATGTCCTCTGTCAGGTTTCAAGCTGTGTCCCTCTCCCACCTTGGCCACACCCCCACTCAAGTGGCACAGAGCGTCCCCACACCCACACAGCGTTGcgagcccctccccccccccagtgtCACCCTGAGCACTCCCTGCTCCTGTGTCACCCTGCGCCCCTACCCTGGTCGTGCGAAACGGAGCCTCCCCCACTCACGTATCCTTTGGGGTCTCTGCCCAGCCTCGCGTCACACAGAGTCACTCCTTTACCCCGTGTCGGCTCGAACTCTGTCCTCTGCTGTGTCCCCCCgagcctctctctctctattttgcGTCCCCTgaaaccctccccaccccacgccACACGCAGCGCCCTGCTCGTTTGTCACCGCGAGCTCCTCCCCCACACGAGTCCCACGAGTCCCTTCCCCACTCACGGGTCACATGGAGCCCCTCTTCACCCATGTGTCACCGCGAGTCCCCCAGCTCATGTGTCACACCAGGTCCCTCCCCACCTGTGTGTCAAACCGAGCTTCTCCTTCATTCGTGATCACACTGGCCTCCCCCCAGCGTGTGTCACAGGGATTCCCCCAGTCATGTCACACTGAACCCCTTCCTGAGCCGGGCCACCCTGAACGTTCCCCTTTCCTGTGTCACATGGAGCCCCTCCACGGCATGTGTCACTTCAGCCTCCACGCTCACTGTCACAGTGAGCCATTCCTCCACTACTGAGTCCCCCTGACCCTTTCCCACTCATGGGACGCTGATGGCTCCCTGCCTCAGGGGTCCTCCCACCCATGAGTCACCTGGGCCCCTTCTACCCACGTGACAGTAGAGCTGATTCAACACACGTGTCACAGGGACTCCCCCACTTGAATGCACCCCCAAGTACCTCCCTCCTGGACGCCACCCTCAGCCCCTGCCTCCCCTACGTGTCACCCTGACCCCTGCCTCCCCCGCGTGTCACCctgacccctgcctcccccacatGTCACCctgacccctgcctcccccacgtGTCACCCTGACCCTGCCTCCCCCGCGTGTCACCTGAGCCCCTGCCTACCTCATGTGTCACCCtgacccctgcctccctcacGTGTCACCTGAGCCCCTGCCTCCCTCACGTGTCACCTGAGCCCCTCCTTCACTCATGCGTCACCCTGAGCCCCTCCCCTTTCATGTGTCACCCTGAGCTCCTCTATCATTCAGGTGTCGCCCTAAACCCTCCTTCACTCAGGTGTCACCCTAAGCCCATTCTTCACTGGCATGTCCCCTTGAGCCCCTCCCCCTTTCACGTGTCACCCAAAACCCTCCTTCACGGAAGTGTCGCCCGGAGCCCCCCCCCTGTCATTCACCAAGCCGAGCCCTTCATCCCCTCACGTCTCTCCCTGGGCTCCTCCTTCCATCAAGTGTCACCCTGAGCATCTGGTTCCCTCGGGTGTCAGCCTGAGCCCCTGCTCCACTCAAGCGTCCCTCCGACCCCTCCCCCAGACTGTCTCACCCCGAGCCCCTCCCACTTTCATGTGTCACCTGGAGCCCTTCCTTCCCCCACGTGTCACCCTGAACCCTCCCTTGCTCAGGCGTCACCCTGAGCCCCTCCTTCACGCGGGCggaccccctgcccctgcccgtCCTGTCTCCCCTGAGCACCTCCCCTTTCACGTAGCAGCCTGAACCCCCCTTGGCTCACGTGTCACCCTCAGTCCTCCCCTTCATGTGTCACCCCGAGCACTGTCTTGTTCCTGTGTCCCTCTGCCCCCTCTTCATCCTGGGTGTGACCGCGTCCCTTCTTCACACCTGTGTCCGTCCGACTGCCCCCATTCTGTGTCTCCCCTGTCACACGGAGCCCCTCTTCCCCCTGTGCCTGTTGAGCCCCCTCCCCCTCGTGTGTCACCTGGAGGCCCCCCCGCCACTGCTCCATTATAAAGGGTTCCTCCTACAGATGGCTCTCATGGAGCCCCTTCCGCAGTCACATGTCCCACCAAGGCCGCCTTTCTGGGTGACACTCACTGGGGGTGGACAGCTTCGCTCAGGAGGCGACACGCCGCCACCCAAGTCTAGACGATGCTTTTCTTCGTCGCGTCCACCTgctgccacccccagcccctcccccacggccCTGGATGCAGGCGGGGTGTCCTCCACTTACCACCGCTACCTCCGCAGCCTCCCAGGGGCTCCCTCTTCTTCCTGGAGGGaaggcctggggctgggctgtcTGTGGCCGCCTCATCGGAGGGGAGGTTACGGCCTGTGGGACACTCCCCGGGGGTGGGCCCAGGGTTACCCTCTGCCTGGGCGGCCAGGAGAAGACAGGCCCGAGGCAGAGCCAGGCCTGCCCTGGGGCTTGTCCCCCGATGGGGCAGTGGCTGTGCTCCTGGGGGGACCCCAGGACAGAAAGGCAGCCTTGTTGGGAGCGGTCCCTTTGTTCCCAGGACTTGGGGGTGGGGCCCTGATGAGCAGGCTGACCCTTGGCCCCTGCCCCTGGAGGAGAGTCTCCTTGAGGGGCCTTAGCCTCTGCCCAGGACTCTCTCGTGACCAGGAGGCTGAGGCCCCTCACAGGCGGCTGCTTGCTCTCCTCAAACCGGCTCAGATGCTCTTCCCGGCTGGTTGCTCCCTCTGGGCCCCGCCTCTCGCAGTTGGATGCTGTCAGCGCTCAGCCTCCGCCTTCTCCTGGTCCAAGCTGGGTGCCCGAGGGCGCTGGGCCAGCGCCCTGGGGCCCTGACTGCTGACTTTGGCGTGCCCACTAACCCGGTTCCCGGGCATGGTGAGAGATGGTGGGGGCGAGCCCCTGTGCCACTGGCACCATCAGCCTCTGAACCGGCCCTGGCAGCCAGCCTGGGTGCCCACGTGGGGCTCAGGGTGGCAGAGGCCTGAATGTGTCAGATGAGacaggcacagccccccccccactttcttcctccctgcctccttcctcttcgCCCTGCTCCCcgggcctccccccaccccgcccccttcccctcGCAGCCTCAGGAGGCCCTGGGCAGGCGTTCAGGAGGTCCTGCGTGACCAGGGGCAGCCTGAGCAGGACCGCGGGGCGCTCCAAGGAGTGGTGGGTGTTCGGCGTGTGACTGGGGAGCCCAGGGTCTTTCCATCAGGAAAGGCTTGATGTTAGCCAAGGAGAGAGCCTTTCTCTCGCTCAGGGACACCCTCGGATGGTGCGGCGACAGGGGCCGGGGGGTTGGGCTGTTTGTAGCTTTCCCCCGGTTTCCTTTGGGGACAGGCTGGCGCTGCCCTGTTGGGCAGGGAAGGGTCTCCAGTCTTCTACTAGCAAAGCTTCTCCCACACCCCTGAACCCCAGGGCCTGTGTCGGGGGCCCCTCAGTGGCTGAGGGGTGGGCAAAGCCGGACCCGAGTGGCGAGTAGCTGTCAGTAGCCCGGAGAGTTACGTGTCCCTGAAATGGCCTCGTGTAGAGCGGGGTTGGGGGTGGCTGGGGAGTCTGGGCAGAGGCGCCCCTGTAACCTGCCTCTCACCTTTGGAGAGGCGCCAGGGATGTCCTAACGCAGCAGGTGGTTCAGTActaatgttcttttattttctttcaggagAAAAAAGGTTTGTATTATGCtttttaaactccttttttttttaggaggagGGGACGCTGTCACCCAATATTTTTGCCTTGTCCCAAGTTGTCCTTGGCTTGGGGGCAGCCTCTCTTCTCTCTGAATAGAACCCCTCTGGCTGGGTTGGAGGGAGGGACCCAGTGAGGCTGGGACGCCGCTGTCTGCTGTGTCCAGACTGTGCCGAGGCTTTTGTGCCGGCAGCCCCGCTGGTCTGCGTGTGCGTGCGCCTGGGTGTCACCGTGAGGAAGCATGTGTCCCTTAGTGGGTGTCTGGGCTCCCCgctggggggcagggctggtCGTTTGGTGACAAATTCTGTTCGACCTTAGCAGAGAGGTGATCCTCTGGCTTTTCCACCTGCATAGGCCTGGCTGGAGAGAGTGGCGCTCCGGGCAGGTCCTGGGCGGTGGGGACACCAGGGTACTGGTCTGTCCTCAGTCGCCCAGGCAGCCCCTCCCAAGCAAGCCGTAGGTTTGCCCGGGAGGTTCAGCCCCTGGGATTCCCCAGGGGCCTGAGCTGGGAGTGACCTCCGACCAccacccaggctctgccctcaggGGGCTTACGCCAAAGGATTCGGGAGCCCCCAGAAGGGTGTCACCTGGAACAGAGGGGGTTTTAGGAATCAGAGGCCCTTAGAGATTGTCTCGTTGGCCCTGAAACCCGCCCCCCTCAATTGATGATGGGAAAACCGGCCTGAAGATGGACAGCTGCTGGCCAGGGTGACCAAGCTGGAGGCATGGCCACTAAGGAGGACTTGGTTCTTTGAGTGGCAGCCCTGACCTTGCCCATGGCTTTTTGGGGACTGCTGCCTGggggggacagacagacagatgtgtACCTTTGGGTCCTGGGATCTCAGTGAAGATGGCTGTTTGTGGGGGTCGTTCCTAGGTCCTGGGACCCAGACGTGCAGGGTGGGTGTGGCGGGGTAGGGGGTTCCGGGGTGAGAGGGCAGAGGTCACCAGGGAGGACCCCAGTCCTGGCTGTGCTCCTGACTCCTCTTGGCTGCCCTCAAGTCACCTGCCCTCTTTGGGCCCTCAGTAAGCAGCATAAAATCTGCTCAGGGGTGGCCGCGGAGGGCAAGGACTCTGCGTTACGGCTGTGCTGGGACGTCCCTCATGACCCCGGATTCCCCAGCAGCTCCGATGAGTCCCAGCAACAGATGGGGTGACTatggccggggggtggggggcagccgtCAGCAGTGGGCcaggtgggggtgaggagagcCCTGAGCCCCTGGCTTTGAACCTGGGATCCTGACCATGATCTCTGGGTGCTGCCACTGGGGGTAGATGCCTCCCACAGGTGGGTGGGAGGCCGGGCGGGCGGCGGCTGGAACCTCCTGGGGGCCAGTAAGGCTACAGGGCGTGGGGTCAGGTGGGGCCCGAGAGCGCACAGAGTTCTGGGGTCCACCCAGGACATGGCTTTCCttaggggtgggggagcaggggggGTGGGAGGTCAGGTCCCTGCAGAGCCCCTGACCTTTGAACCTGAGATCTGCTGGGTGATCTCACGGTGCCGCCGTCAGGGGCAGAGTCCGTGCCGACAGGACAGACGGGGGTCCACGACGTGCTCGTACCTCCCTGTGGGACCCTGCCCCCAGCTGAGGCTCCGTGTCCCCTGCGAGGAGTGGTGCCAGTGTGGCAAGCGGGGCAGGTGTGCTCTGGGAGGTCTGGGGCCCttgctgggtgggtgggtgggtgggcccGTGGGTGGGTGGGCCCCCAGGCCGGAGAGAGGGGTTCGGGTCAGTGTGTGCTGGGCTGTGGGACGAGGGAGCCCTGAGTGAGTGGGCGCCCCCCCATGTCTGCATGCCTCGCACCCCCGACCCCTTCCCTGGTAGTGACCCCTGGAGCAGCCATTTAGCCACTCCCAGGGCAGCGTGACCTTAGCCTTCTCCACGAGGGGTGGCgggcagtggaggtgggggggcatTGTTTGGAACCGAGGTCCCTTGGTTCCCAGACCCTCTGAGTTAGGGGGGCAGAGTCCAGCCTGCCCACCCTTCCTTTCTCATGGGGGAGGATTTGGGACTTGGATTTTTGGGGTCCCCACTCGGGACCCTCAGGAAGAGGCAGCTCCCAGTGTCCCCCCGCCTCCCTAGATTGTGTGGCAGGTGCCTGGTGGCCTGTTTTGGGGGAGAGCCCAGTCTCCTCCCGCCCTGCACCCCCtatcctgccttcctctcctccaccccaccccgcctgcccccaccctcccaaaaCAAACCACCAAGTCAGACAGCCTTTTATTCTGCTTTAttgtgggggtgggagaaggggggGTCTCCTCCTGTGGCAGAGAGCGGTGGTCTGGGAGCAGTACTCTCAGCTACTGGGCACAGCCTGCTGGCTTCTCGGGCCTTCCTCAGTCTCTCTGGGAGCCCCCTCCCCTTGTCTCGGGCCTCTGGGCCCCTGTGCTGTCAGTGTTGGAGGCGGGAGGGAGTCCCTGGGGCGAGGTCACCCGCTCCCTGTCCTGGGAGTCACAGGGACTCTGGGAACACGAGTCCGGTAAGTACTGGCACATTGGGACCTTCTGTGGAGCAGCACCGTCCAGGTAGGAGCCAGAATGCAGGCTCAGGCAGTCAATGTCCAAGGCCGGGGCCAggccggggcggggtgggggggggcagcccttgcggggaggcggggcggggcgggggaggcacCACAGCACATCACAGGACGAGGGGGGCGGGAGCGGGGGGGCCCAGGGGCGCAGGAGCACCGGTGGTGGAGGTAGAAGAAGTCGGTGGAGCCCCCGAGGTCCGTATCCCAGGGTGGCTCAAGGCGGCCACTTGTCGCgccgggggtgggtgggtgggggggtgggagggtctcTGGCGTCTGCTTGCTTGGCTGCGTCCGCTGTGCTGGTTCTGCACCCGGCCTTGGGTTGTGGGGTCCTTTCCCGCGCATCACTGCCCCTCCTCTGGTTGATCTCACGTCCAGCCGCAGGCCTGGGACCTGGAGAATTGCGACGGATTGTGCGgccccgagctggctctgggtcTCTGATGGTTGCTGGGTAGGTAGTCCGTGGTCGGACAGTCCGTGGTTGGCACAGATGCTGTTGCTGGTTGATGAGTTGAAGAAACTGCTTGCCCTTCTCGGATGGTTCCCCTTGGGTCAGGAGTGGCCGCAAGAGGGGCGCAGGGTCAGAGCGAAGCGGGCTGAGGCCGGGGGGTCAGGAGGAGGTCCCGGGGCAGCGGGGCAGGGGAGCCGGGGGCGATTTCAGTCGAGCTCCGCGTCCTCGCCATCACTGGGCTGTTCCTCCAGCGTCGTGCCTGCGGGGGGTGGGCTCCCCCAGACGCCCATGGGTGGAGCCCGGGCGTGGAAGGTGGTCAGCAAGCTGGTTGGGGCCCTGGCCGCCAGCTCCCGGTGGATCAGGAGGGACTGCCCTTGTGCGCCGCGGATGTAGAGCCGGCGGTGGCTCAGGACGGCCAGGACGGCGGTGCGGGTGGGGAGGTGCTGGCGGGGCGCCGGGGCGCCCGAGGCGTCAGAGCTCAGGGCCTCGTTCTCCTGCACGTCGTTCTCCTGCTCGTCCTGCGAGGTGTCTTGCAGGCCGTCATGCAGGCCACACTGACGGTAACGTTGCAGGTCGTCTTGCAGGGCTTCTCGCAAGACGACATCCTCGTCGTCGACGACGTGCAGCTCCAGGCAGAGGTTCTGGCGCGGGCCGGGCTGGGTCGCCTCTCGGGGGGCGACTCTGACACCGAAGAACTCACCCAGCGTCAGCCAGAACCTGGGCGTGAACTGCGGGCCCTGGCGGGACTGGGGCACCAGGGTGTggcgctgccgccgccgcccgggGCCCAGGAACAGCTCGGCCAGCTCCTCGGCCGGGATGGCGTTGGCGCCCAGGAGAGGGGGCATCTGGGTGAGCAGCTGGGCGATGGCGGTGGCGATGCTGCTCCCGGTGATGAGGGACGAGTCCAGGATGAGGCGCAGGGGGCGCCTGGGCTGCGGCCGGGCCACGTCCTGGCTGGGTGCCGGCAGCAGGGCGAGGCGCCGCCGGAAGCGCAGCAGCACGAGCAGGGCCGCCACGGCCACGATGTTCTTCCAGAACAGGAGGCCTCGGAAGAAGTGCAGAATGACTGCCCTGATCTGGGCCATGCTGAAGTGGGCAAGGAAGCTGTTGAGTATTTGGTCCACTGGTATCAGAGCCAGGAACTCCTGCTGCAGGCTCTGCCCACTGGGCTCGTCCTGGAAAGGTGCATCTTcgttctcctcttcctcctcctccgagTCTGGTGCCTGATCGCGGGGGGAGCCTCTGGTCGCGAAAAGCGTCGTGGGCCGAGTGGCGGCGTTGTACCGGAAGGCTCTCCGGCCGAGGTTCCGCCTGAACGGCGGCGGGCGGCCGCCGTCGGGGTCCGGCAGCTCCATGACGTCGAATTTGAAGTGGGAGAAGAAGAAGACCCAGTGCCCGGGGAGCAGGACGGTGAGCCTGTCGTTGTTCAGGGAGGCCAGGTCCTCTGGGCTGAGAAGGATTATGACGGGCTCCTCGGTGTTCTCCAGGTAGCGGCACCACACCATGAAGGCAGCCCGAATCGGCAGGATCTTCATTTCCAGCAGCGAGGAGCCCACCTCGATGGGGGAGATGTTGCGCGAGTAGAAGGCGCAGGGGACCCTCTTGCCGGTGTGCTCGTCGACCTGGATCAGGGAGGCGTGCAGAGAGGTCCTGGTGACGCCCGTCTCCACGTAGAAGGGGTTCTGGGGCTTGAGGTGGTAGAGGAGGGGCGCCTTGCGGAAGGCCCGCTTCAGGCACTCGAAGGCCTCCTGCTCCTCGTCGCCCCAGTAGAAGGGCCGGTGGGTCAGCAGCTGCCGCACCAGTGGCTCGGTGATGACGGCGAAGCGCTCCACGAAGTGCCGGTACGGGAAGGCGAATTCCATCAGGTGCCGCAGGGACTTCTTAGAGCCGGGGACGGGGTACCCCGTGATGGTGCGCACGATGCTCTTGTTCATTTTCACCCCTTTGGGGGTCAGGACGAATCCCAGGAACTCGACCGTGTGTCGGTGGAACTGGCTTCTGTCCAGGGAGCAGTAGACGTTGTGGTAGCGGAAGCGAACCAGGACGTGGCGGACGTGCTGGCGGTGCTCCTCCTGGCTCATGGAGTAGATCAGGACGTCCTGGCCGTAAGAGAGGACGAAGAAGCCCAGCACGTCCTTGAGGATGAAGTGAATCACGCTCTGGGGGATGATGGGGTCTGCGCAGATCAGAAAGGGCTGGTAGCTCGTCATCTCTTGCAGATCCAAGCCGAAGGCTGCCCTCCACACGTCTTCCGTGTGGTGTATGTCGACGCCCTCCTCCACGATGGTCCCCCGAAGCTCCAGCTTTGTGAACCACGTAGCCCCGTGCAACTGGTCGAACAGCTCTGGGATCATCTGTACATAGTCCTGTCTGTTGGTCAGCATGTTGCGCGGGTCCCAGAACTCGTCCCGTAGTAGCCTGGCTCTGTCTTGCATCCTGGCACCCATGGGTTCCCACGGCGCGTAGTAGCCATACCCGTAAAAGCCCTCGCTCTGATCGCTGTCTCCAGCCTGCTGAAGCTCAGAGGGCTCTGATTCAGAAAGATCATCGGATCCGTCTGAGCTTGGCTGGTCGGAAGTCTCCTCATCTGCTTCCTTCGGGTTGAACACGTCGGCCAGGTCAGAGTACAGGGGCGGCAGTCCGGGCAGCAGGCTTATGGCGTGTCTCTCCAGGGCGATgcagggagggggcgggcggAAGCAGTTCTTCAGGCAGTAGGGCGAGTGGAAGGTGCAGCGGCCTTTGACCCAGTCGACCTCCGGGGCGTGGACGCGCAGCCAGTTGATGCCCAGGATCACGGagaagttgggggaggggacGATGTCGAATTCGATGGTCTCCTGGTGGTTCTGGTGGATGCACACCAGGGCTTCGGTGTACAGCCACACGGGCTCGTTGCCGATCAGCGAGCCGTCCACCGTCTGCACCTGCTGCGGGTAGGGCTTCTCGAAGAGCTGGACGTAGTGCTCTTGGGCAAACCTCTCATCCATGAAGTTGGCGCTGGCCCCGGAGTCCACCAGGGCCCGCACGGCCACGCTGTGGTAGGGGTTCACTCTCACCAGGAGCAGCAGGAAGAGGTGGTCGCGGTCGAGGCTGGGGTGGCCCTCTTGGGGCAGCCAGCTGCTCACCATCCACCTCTCCGGAGCAGGTGAGTCGATCCAGGTCAGGTTCCGCGGGCGGGCCTCCGGGGGCAGCCTGAGCATGGCCCTCCTCTCCGCCAGCTTCTCTTCGATTTGCAGGACCAGGACGATCAGGCTGTCCAGCGACTCCGGCTGAGGGATGCGGAACAGGTAGTGCCGGATCTCCTCCTTGAGCCCCTGGCACAGGTGGGCCTGCAGGACCTCGTCGGGCCAGCCCAAGGTGGGTACCAGGCCCTGGAACTCGTTGATGTACTCGATGGCGGCGCGGTCCCCCTGCCTGAGGTTGAACATGGCCTCCTCGGCCACGCGCAGGGTCTGGCGGTACTCGAACATGTCCGACATGGCCTCCAGGAAGGCCGGGAAGTCGCTGACCAGGGGGCTGTTTTTCTCcatcaggtctttggcccattccAAGGCCATGCCGGAGAGGTGGCACATGACGTAGCCCACGCGCAGCCGGTCGCTGTAGTACATTCCCGGGTAGCTTTGTAGGATCAGCTGGCAGAGCACGATGAACTCGTGGTACTCGCGGCGGTCGCCCGAGAACGTGGCCGGGATGGGCATTCGGCCTTCGTGGAGCCCCTTCGCCAGGACGGCCTCCGCCACCCTCTGCTGCTCTATGAGGTCTTGCATCCGGAGGTACAGAGAGATGAGCGACCTCACCTGGGCCATGATCTCTGCCATCTCCGAC from Sus scrofa isolate TJ Tabasco breed Duroc chromosome 7, Sscrofa11.1, whole genome shotgun sequence encodes:
- the RTL1 gene encoding retrotransposon-like protein 1 isoform X1, with translation MIEPSEDSFETMMERKNPSSKQMESSEGSSNTTVETPGSGARQAAAAAAGPAGGLAREAGALPIDLLQAMEEPSSGPHREIKDPPNDLLQDLEGSLKGARPDAGGPLGAAPGKTEGASDHPRGGQDEQAGATDQAGSDEQKSPEEQAGSEMAEIMAQVRSLISLYLRMQDLIEQQRVAEAVLAKGLHEGRMPIPATFSGDRREYHEFIVLCQLILQSYPGMYYSDRLRVGYVMCHLSGMALEWAKDLMEKNSPLVSDFPAFLEAMSDMFEYRQTLRVAEEAMFNLRQGDRAAIEYINEFQGLVPTLGWPDEVLQAHLCQGLKEEIRHYLFRIPQPESLDSLIVLVLQIEEKLAERRAMLRLPPEARPRNLTWIDSPAPERWMVSSWLPQEGHPSLDRDHLFLLLLVRVNPYHSVAVRALVDSGASANFMDERFAQEHYVQLFEKPYPQQVQTVDGSLIGNEPVWLYTEALVCIHQNHQETIEFDIVPSPNFSVILGINWLRVHAPEVDWVKGRCTFHSPYCLKNCFRPPPPCIALERHAISLLPGLPPLYSDLADVFNPKEADEETSDQPSSDGSDDLSESEPSELQQAGDSDQSEGFYGYGYYAPWEPMGARMQDRARLLRDEFWDPRNMLTNRQDYVQMIPELFDQLHGATWFTKLELRGTIVEEGVDIHHTEDVWRAAFGLDLQEMTSYQPFLICADPIIPQSVIHFILKDVLGFFVLSYGQDVLIYSMSQEEHRQHVRHVLVRFRYHNVYCSLDRSQFHRHTVEFLGFVLTPKGVKMNKSIVRTITGYPVPGSKKSLRHLMEFAFPYRHFVERFAVITEPLVRQLLTHRPFYWGDEEQEAFECLKRAFRKAPLLYHLKPQNPFYVETGVTRTSLHASLIQVDEHTGKRVPCAFYSRNISPIEVGSSLLEMKILPIRAAFMVWCRYLENTEEPVIILLSPEDLASLNNDRLTVLLPGHWVFFFSHFKFDVMELPDPDGGRPPPFRRNLGRRAFRYNAATRPTTLFATRGSPRDQAPDSEEEEEENEDAPFQDEPSGQSLQQEFLALIPVDQILNSFLAHFSMAQIRAVILHFFRGLLFWKNIVAVAALLVLLRFRRRLALLPAPSQDVARPQPRRPLRLILDSSLITGSSIATAIAQLLTQMPPLLGANAIPAEELAELFLGPGRRRQRHTLVPQSRQGPQFTPRFWLTLGEFFGVRVAPREATQPGPRQNLCLELHVVDDEDVVLREALQDDLQRYRQCGLHDGLQDTSQDEQENDVQENEALSSDASGAPAPRQHLPTRTAVLAVLSHRRLYIRGAQGQSLLIHRELAARAPTSLLTTFHARAPPMGVWGSPPPAGTTLEEQPSDGEDAELD